A segment of the Candidatus Brevundimonas phytovorans genome:
CATGCCCAAGGGCCGTTACGGCATCATGCGCGCCTACATGCCCAAGAAGGGCTCGCTGGGCCTCGACATGATGCTGCGCACCTGCACCATCCAGGCCAATCTCGACTTCGATTCAGAAGCCGACATGATCATGAAGTTCCGCACCTCGCTGGCGCTTCAGCCCATCGCCACGGCCCTGTTCGCCTGTTCGCCCTTCACCGAGGGCAAGCCCAACGGCTTCCTGTCGGCCCGCGCCAATGTCTGGACCGACACCGATCCCGACCGCACCGGCATGCTGGACTTCGTCTTCGCCGACGGCTTCGGCTACGAGCGCTACGCCGACTATGCGCTGGACACCCCCATGTATTTCGCCAAGCGCGGCGAGACCTATGTCGACCTGTCGGGCCAGTCGTTCCGCAAATTCATGACCGAGGGTCTGGACGCCCTGCCCGGCGAGCGCGCCACGGCCAAGGACTGGGCCGACCACCTGACCACCCTCTTCCCCGAAGTGCGCCTGAAACAGTATCTGGAGATGCGCGGCGCCGACGGCGGTCCGTGGAGCCGCATCTGCGCCCTGCCCGCCCTGTGGGCCGGCATCCTGTACGACGCGCCGTCGCTGGCCGCCGCCTGGGACCTGTGCAAGGACTGGGACATCGCCGACCACGAGCGCCTGCGCCGCGACGTCACCCGCCTGGGCCTCAAGGCCGAGGTGGCGGGCCGCAGCGTGCGCGACATCGCCGTCGATCTGGTCGAGATCGCCAAGCACGGCCTGAAGAACCGCGCCCGCTTCTCGGGCGGCATGGTCGACGAGCGCGGCTATCTGTCGGAGCTGGAAGACATCGCCGACAGCGGCGTGACCCCGGCCGACCGCCTGCTGGAGCTGTATCACGGCGAGTGGCAGGGCGACGTCAGCCGCATCTATCGCGACTTCGCCTACTGAACCGGTCCGGCGGCGGCCCGCTGTCACACAGCGGCAAGGCTGCCTTAACCGGCGCAGTTTAAGCGTGGCGATCTGTAGCCCAAGGATCACCCATGCCCCTGCCGCCGGCCGCCGCCCTATCCCTGACGGGAAAGCCGCAGCTGGCGCGCGACGCTGCGGCCGATCTGGCCACCTTCTTCGACGTATCGCTGGACCTGCTGGTCATTCGCGATCTGGAAGGGATCATCGTCCGGGCCAGCGCCTCCTGGGCGTCCATCCTGGGCTATGAGCCCGAGGACCTGATCGGTCTGGCCATCCTGACCCTGGTTCACCCCGACGACCTGCCCGCAACACGCGACAGCGTGGCCGAGGTCGAGATGCGCGGTCCCGACGCCCCGGTCCGGGGTCATGTGAACCGCTATCGTCACCGTGACGGCCACTACGTCACCCTGGAATGGCGGGCCCAGAAGTTCGGCGACCGCATCTACGCCGTCGCCCGCGACGTCACCGCCAAGATCGCCGCGCAACAGGCCCTGATCGACGCCAAGGCCGCCGCCGAGGCCGCCAACCGCGCCAAGTCCGACTTCCTGGCCAATATGAGCCACGAGATCCGAACGCCCCTGAACGGGGTCATCGGCATCGTCGACGCCCTGTCGCGCACGCCCCTGTCGCCGGAGCAGGCCGAGATGGTGGGGCTGATCGCCACCTCCGGCGTGACGCTGGAGCGGCTGGTCTCGGACATGCTGGACGTGTCGCGCATCGAGGCCGGCAAGCTGACGCTGGAGCTGCGCCCCTTCGATCTGGACGAGGCCCTGGCCGCCACCCTGGACACCCTGAGGATGAAGGCCGAGGACAAGGGCCTGAGCTTCCAGGTCCATCGCCCGCCCCATGTGCGCGGCGTCTTCATCGGCGACAGCGTCCGCATCAGCCAGATCCTGGGCAACCTCCTGTCCAACGCCGTCAAGTTCACCGCCGAGGGCTCGGTCAGCGTCCGCTTCAGCTTGAGCGAGGACGACGGCGCCCCGACGCTGCTGTCGTTCGTGATCGAGGACACCGGCGTCGGCTTTGACGCCGACCATGCCGCCCAGCTGTTCCAGCGCTTCAGCCAGGCCGACACCAGCATCACGCGCCGTTTTGGCGGCACCGGCCTGGGCCTGTCGATCTGCCGCTCCCTGACCGAGATGATGGGCGGGCGCATCGAGGGCGCCTCCACGCCCGGCCTCGGCAGCCGGTTCAGCGTCGTCCTGCCCCTGCCCCGCGCCGAAAGCCTTCAGGCCTATGACGCGCGAGAGCCCGCCGCGGCGGGACCCGGCCTGTCGCGCCGCCTGCGCGTGCTGCTGGCCGAGGATCACCCCGTCAACCAGCGCGTGGTGCAACTGATCCTGGCCGACCATGTGGCCGAACTGGTCATCGTCGATGACGGGGCCCAGGCCGTCGCCGCCTGTGAAACCCAGGCCTTCGACGTGGTGCTGATGGACATGCAGATGCCCGGCATGGACGGTCTGACGGCCACGCGGGCCATTCGTGCGCTGGAGGCCGCGCGCGCGACGCCCCCGCGCACGCCGATCCTGATGCTGAGCGCCAACGCCATGGCCGAGCACCGCGACGCCGCCCGCGAGGCCGGCGCCGATCTGCATCTGGCCAAGCCCGTCACCGCCCGCGACCTGCTGACCGCCCTGGCGATGCTGACGCCCAACTAGGCCGATCTAGCTGAACCAGCCCGCCGCCATGACCCGCAGGGGATTGGCCGGGTCAGACAGCAGCCG
Coding sequences within it:
- a CDS encoding glutamate--cysteine ligase → MTDTAPLSRDDLIHAMSKGEKPKDQWRIGAEHEKFGFDKSTLRRPAYEGENGILAMLTGLQRFGWSPVEEAGHVIALERKNAEGFTASISLEPGGQFELSGAPLQTIHDICSETGQHLMEVKQVADQLNLGFLGAGFDPLWRREDVPVMPKGRYGIMRAYMPKKGSLGLDMMLRTCTIQANLDFDSEADMIMKFRTSLALQPIATALFACSPFTEGKPNGFLSARANVWTDTDPDRTGMLDFVFADGFGYERYADYALDTPMYFAKRGETYVDLSGQSFRKFMTEGLDALPGERATAKDWADHLTTLFPEVRLKQYLEMRGADGGPWSRICALPALWAGILYDAPSLAAAWDLCKDWDIADHERLRRDVTRLGLKAEVAGRSVRDIAVDLVEIAKHGLKNRARFSGGMVDERGYLSELEDIADSGVTPADRLLELYHGEWQGDVSRIYRDFAY
- a CDS encoding ATP-binding protein, translating into MPLPPAAALSLTGKPQLARDAAADLATFFDVSLDLLVIRDLEGIIVRASASWASILGYEPEDLIGLAILTLVHPDDLPATRDSVAEVEMRGPDAPVRGHVNRYRHRDGHYVTLEWRAQKFGDRIYAVARDVTAKIAAQQALIDAKAAAEAANRAKSDFLANMSHEIRTPLNGVIGIVDALSRTPLSPEQAEMVGLIATSGVTLERLVSDMLDVSRIEAGKLTLELRPFDLDEALAATLDTLRMKAEDKGLSFQVHRPPHVRGVFIGDSVRISQILGNLLSNAVKFTAEGSVSVRFSLSEDDGAPTLLSFVIEDTGVGFDADHAAQLFQRFSQADTSITRRFGGTGLGLSICRSLTEMMGGRIEGASTPGLGSRFSVVLPLPRAESLQAYDAREPAAAGPGLSRRLRVLLAEDHPVNQRVVQLILADHVAELVIVDDGAQAVAACETQAFDVVLMDMQMPGMDGLTATRAIRALEAARATPPRTPILMLSANAMAEHRDAAREAGADLHLAKPVTARDLLTALAMLTPN